The Dyadobacter subterraneus genome window below encodes:
- a CDS encoding TraB/GumN family protein, producing MKKITFLFFLLLLSPFSRAQSPVEKSLLWEISGKGITKPSYLFGTIHLICPADFSLSDSLKNAVSKTRQLALEIDMDDPGLMGAMTKTMFMADGKTLQGILTEKQYAQLSQFYKDSLGMNITSFGRAKPFMMMGPMFNKILGCEPQSYEISLMTLAAKQKSEIIGLETIEEQMAVFDTIPYNRQAEMLLSMIDKLPETKTEFHDLVELYKKQDLQSLYNLTLKSEFGMDGQDEVMLFQRNQNWIKRIDKIVHEKPTFIAVGAAHLGGEKGVIALLKKDGFKVRAVGK from the coding sequence ATGAAAAAAATCACGTTTCTGTTTTTTTTGTTATTGCTTTCACCATTTTCCAGGGCTCAGTCTCCGGTTGAAAAATCATTGCTTTGGGAGATTTCAGGAAAGGGAATTACCAAGCCTTCTTATCTCTTCGGAACCATTCATCTTATTTGTCCTGCCGACTTTTCCCTAAGTGATTCATTAAAAAATGCAGTTTCAAAAACCCGGCAACTGGCGTTGGAAATTGATATGGATGATCCGGGATTGATGGGAGCGATGACCAAAACGATGTTTATGGCTGATGGAAAAACTTTGCAGGGAATACTTACGGAAAAACAATATGCCCAGCTGAGCCAGTTTTATAAGGATTCTTTAGGAATGAATATTACATCTTTTGGAAGAGCAAAACCTTTTATGATGATGGGCCCGATGTTTAACAAAATTTTGGGTTGTGAACCACAATCTTATGAAATTTCCCTCATGACTTTGGCCGCAAAACAAAAATCTGAAATCATAGGTCTGGAAACGATAGAAGAGCAAATGGCTGTTTTTGACACTATTCCTTACAATCGCCAGGCCGAAATGCTGCTTTCTATGATCGATAAACTTCCGGAAACTAAAACGGAGTTTCATGATCTGGTTGAATTATATAAAAAGCAGGATCTGCAAAGTTTGTATAATCTTACGCTTAAAAGTGAATTTGGTATGGACGGGCAGGATGAGGTTATGCTTTTTCAACGTAACCAAAACTGGATTAAACGTATTGATAAAATTGTACACGAAAAACCAACTTTTATAGCAGTTGGTGCTGCGCATTTAGGTGGAGAAAAAGGAGTTATTGCTTTGTTGAAGAAGGATGGGTTTAAGGTTAGGGCTGTTGGGAAATAA
- a CDS encoding S8 family serine peptidase produces the protein MENGKRKTISFTKGVWKGKEIDYRTDRILIKLDIIPRKPDVQMIEKKLEEILRSIEGSKLIRISRKTGKLILEVPEGTDILKLAEELSKRPNIKYAAPDMVTDILVTPNDTQYAQQWALSMINAEGAWDLEEGTNDILIAILDTGISYEAGSLTHPDLNDAGRYILGTDFISDDAIPQDDYGHGTHVTGTAAAETDNADGIAGLNWNSQVYICKIFDDSGNGSEGDFESAVEEVVDYAIANNLKVVINLSAGWFSDSDTLTDACRYASDNGMLLCVATGNEGGTLRFPATKSLDFNGVIAVGATDNSDNVTDFSNVGPAVTVVAPGKDILSTFPTYDVNGDTAHDYVSWNGTSMATPHVTGLASLVWSHVSQLTNDEVRDVIVNTAVKLGSGDFNDSWGHGRIDAANAVAKAGWELTPVQINLNFIDIPEGETQLRAVRIDVKSFHFTSFEMTNLPGAPFTMFNYSPPVSIGKSTDFDTPRPVFLWIKYTGTVAGDSATGTAEARCIQTGQIFNITISANTIARPTCAMVMVLDKSGSMSEPSGVGTMTREQVLRYSSNIFMTYVRENNGVGIVQFDDDAYDLLNPVAGPFGAADDPFDLSRSAAITALGSYGPPGGNTAIGDGIEKAQNMLSGVTGYTKKAIIVFTDGHETAPKYIADVTTDSQLFAVGLGMANELNPAALNEICNGHDGYLLLTDQLDNDDTFKLAKYFLQIQAGLNNEQVVVDPNGYVAPGSIVKVPFHLNETDISVDAIVMLPFQGILEIAIETPSGDVISNSNLASFPTVTKVTGQQITYFRMTLPVNDGGSINADTGQWNILLKVNEKYYKRYLGNNSEMAAHGVKFTALVHAYSNLRMLCSLSQNSYEPGALLNLRAVITEYGVPLTKNTSVEAVVKMPDGTSMTVALAKVGTGIYELELKANYAGIYEIVIHASGFTSRNVTFTREQVLTAGVWRGGDRPGPSSSSGNPDNNDVKDTICKLLHCLKDNINGAAKEKLLKEGFNIDGFSKCFCS, from the coding sequence ATGGAAAACGGGAAACGAAAAACAATTTCATTCACAAAAGGTGTCTGGAAGGGAAAAGAAATTGATTACAGAACAGACAGGATCTTGATCAAACTGGACATTATTCCAAGAAAACCGGATGTCCAAATGATTGAAAAGAAATTGGAAGAGATTCTGCGCAGCATTGAAGGATCAAAACTGATCAGAATATCAAGGAAAACAGGAAAACTGATTTTAGAAGTGCCCGAAGGTACTGACATTTTGAAACTGGCAGAAGAATTATCAAAACGCCCGAATATAAAATATGCCGCTCCCGATATGGTTACCGATATTCTGGTGACACCAAACGACACGCAATATGCTCAGCAATGGGCATTGTCTATGATTAACGCCGAAGGAGCGTGGGATTTGGAAGAAGGAACCAACGATATTTTAATTGCCATCCTGGACACAGGTATTTCATATGAGGCAGGATCGCTCACGCATCCTGATTTGAACGATGCCGGACGGTATATTCTGGGAACAGATTTTATCAGCGACGATGCTATTCCGCAAGATGATTATGGTCATGGAACACACGTTACTGGTACGGCAGCAGCAGAAACAGATAACGCAGATGGAATTGCCGGATTGAATTGGAATTCGCAGGTTTATATCTGTAAAATATTTGATGATAGCGGAAATGGCTCAGAAGGAGATTTTGAGTCCGCGGTGGAAGAAGTTGTTGATTACGCAATTGCTAATAACTTAAAGGTCGTCATAAATCTAAGTGCAGGCTGGTTTTCAGACAGTGATACGCTCACAGATGCATGCAGATATGCCAGCGATAATGGGATGTTGCTTTGTGTTGCTACCGGAAATGAAGGTGGAACACTTCGCTTTCCGGCTACAAAATCACTTGATTTCAACGGAGTTATTGCCGTTGGTGCGACAGATAACAGTGATAATGTTACGGATTTTTCCAATGTTGGACCTGCGGTTACCGTTGTTGCGCCGGGGAAAGATATTTTGTCAACTTTCCCTACTTATGACGTCAATGGTGACACTGCTCACGATTACGTCAGTTGGAATGGTACCTCCATGGCCACGCCGCACGTTACCGGACTTGCATCTTTGGTATGGAGCCACGTATCCCAATTGACAAATGATGAGGTGCGTGACGTAATCGTTAATACGGCGGTGAAATTGGGAAGCGGAGATTTCAATGATTCATGGGGACATGGCCGAATTGACGCTGCCAATGCAGTCGCAAAAGCAGGCTGGGAGCTTACACCTGTACAAATCAACTTAAATTTTATTGATATCCCGGAAGGAGAAACGCAGCTTCGTGCTGTTAGAATAGACGTGAAAAGTTTTCATTTTACCTCTTTTGAAATGACAAACCTGCCAGGTGCACCTTTCACAATGTTCAATTATTCTCCTCCTGTTTCCATTGGTAAATCGACTGATTTTGACACACCAAGGCCAGTGTTTTTATGGATCAAATATACCGGTACGGTTGCAGGAGATTCCGCAACCGGAACTGCTGAGGCGAGATGTATTCAAACCGGACAAATTTTTAATATTACCATTTCGGCCAATACCATCGCTCGTCCCACTTGCGCCATGGTCATGGTTTTGGATAAATCCGGCAGTATGTCAGAACCATCTGGTGTAGGAACCATGACGCGCGAGCAGGTTTTACGATATTCTTCCAACATTTTTATGACTTATGTTCGTGAAAACAATGGTGTTGGCATTGTTCAGTTTGATGATGATGCGTATGATTTGCTTAATCCTGTTGCCGGTCCTTTCGGTGCTGCAGATGATCCTTTTGACTTGTCAAGATCGGCAGCGATTACAGCGCTTGGGTCTTATGGACCTCCGGGTGGAAATACGGCCATCGGTGACGGGATTGAAAAAGCTCAAAATATGCTGTCAGGTGTAACGGGATATACCAAGAAAGCGATTATTGTTTTTACGGACGGACATGAAACAGCCCCCAAATATATTGCTGATGTAACAACCGATTCCCAGCTTTTTGCCGTAGGGCTTGGTATGGCAAACGAATTAAATCCGGCCGCATTAAATGAAATTTGCAATGGTCATGACGGCTATTTGTTGCTAACCGATCAGCTTGATAATGACGATACTTTCAAACTAGCCAAATACTTTCTTCAAATTCAGGCAGGCTTGAATAATGAACAGGTTGTGGTGGATCCAAATGGATATGTCGCGCCGGGAAGTATTGTAAAAGTGCCGTTTCATTTAAATGAGACTGATATTTCGGTTGATGCAATTGTGATGTTACCATTTCAGGGAATCCTGGAAATTGCCATTGAAACACCATCCGGAGATGTCATAAGCAACTCAAATCTGGCCTCATTTCCTACCGTGACAAAAGTTACCGGACAACAAATCACTTATTTCAGGATGACGTTGCCTGTGAATGATGGAGGCTCAATAAATGCGGATACCGGGCAATGGAATATTTTATTGAAAGTAAATGAGAAATATTACAAGCGATATCTTGGCAATAATTCCGAAATGGCTGCCCACGGTGTGAAATTTACGGCACTCGTTCATGCCTATTCCAATTTAAGAATGTTGTGCTCTTTGTCTCAAAATTCTTATGAACCCGGCGCGTTGCTAAATTTACGGGCGGTGATAACGGAATATGGAGTTCCACTTACAAAGAATACCAGTGTAGAAGCTGTTGTGAAAATGCCCGACGGAACTTCTATGACGGTAGCGCTGGCAAAAGTTGGGACCGGAATTTATGAATTAGAACTGAAAGCAAATTATGCGGGGATTTATGAGATTGTGATTCATGCAAGCGGTTTTACCAGCAGAAATGTAACATTTACCCGCGAGCAGGTTTTGACAGCCGGTGTCTGGAGAGGCGGGGACAGACCTGGCCCTTCCTCATCTTCGGGTAATCCTGATAACAATGATGTCAAGGACACAATTTGTAAATTACTTCATTGTTTAAAAGATAATATCAATGGTGCTGCTAAGGAAAAACTTCTTAAAGAAGGATTTAATATTGATGGATTCAGTAAATGTTTTTGTTCGTAA
- the ffh gene encoding signal recognition particle protein, whose protein sequence is MFENLQDKLNNAFRTLKGKDRISDINVAATTKEVRKALVDADVNFKIAKEITDRIREKALDRKILISVEPGQMFVKIVQEELTELMGGQAEGINIKGDPAVILIAGLQGSGKTTFSGKLSALLKKQGRQVLLVACDVYRPAAIDQLKVLGEQVGVEVYSEPDNKSAVQIATNAVAHARKVGKKIVIVDTAGRLAVDEVMMQEVEDIKSAVKPSEILFVVDSMTGQDAVNTAKTFNERLNFDGVVLTKLDGDARGGAALSIRQIVDKPIKYISTGEKMEALDSFYPDRMASRILGMGDVISLVERAQQAFDEDEAKRINAKMRQNKFDFDDFLGQLQQIKKMGNVKDLIGMIPGMGTAMKDVNIDNESFKPIEAIIQSMTKKERENPDLIDGSRKKRIATGSGTSILQVNNLLKQFDEMRKMMKKMNTMQAAGKMSKALRR, encoded by the coding sequence ATGTTTGAAAACTTACAGGATAAGCTAAACAATGCCTTTCGTACTTTAAAAGGGAAGGATCGCATTTCTGATATAAACGTTGCCGCTACTACAAAAGAGGTTCGTAAAGCGTTGGTTGATGCCGACGTTAACTTTAAGATTGCAAAAGAAATTACTGACCGGATCAGGGAAAAAGCGCTTGACCGGAAAATATTGATATCCGTAGAACCGGGCCAGATGTTCGTTAAAATTGTTCAGGAAGAACTTACTGAATTAATGGGCGGACAAGCGGAAGGAATTAACATCAAGGGTGATCCTGCTGTTATTCTGATCGCTGGTTTACAAGGTTCTGGTAAAACGACTTTCTCCGGAAAGCTATCTGCTCTGTTAAAAAAACAGGGAAGACAGGTTTTGCTTGTAGCTTGTGACGTTTACCGTCCCGCTGCGATTGACCAGTTGAAAGTTCTTGGAGAGCAGGTTGGTGTTGAAGTTTACTCTGAACCGGATAATAAAAGCGCAGTTCAAATTGCTACTAATGCAGTTGCTCACGCAAGAAAAGTGGGTAAAAAAATTGTCATCGTCGATACTGCCGGTCGTTTGGCTGTGGATGAAGTGATGATGCAAGAGGTTGAAGACATCAAATCTGCCGTAAAACCTTCTGAAATTTTATTCGTTGTGGATTCCATGACGGGTCAGGATGCTGTAAATACTGCAAAAACTTTCAACGAACGTCTGAATTTTGATGGTGTTGTGTTAACCAAATTAGATGGTGATGCACGTGGTGGAGCCGCACTTTCTATCCGCCAGATTGTTGATAAGCCGATTAAATACATCAGTACCGGGGAAAAAATGGAAGCCCTTGATTCCTTCTATCCTGATCGTATGGCGAGCAGGATTCTTGGGATGGGTGACGTTATTTCTTTGGTTGAACGTGCGCAACAGGCATTTGACGAAGATGAAGCGAAACGCATTAACGCAAAAATGCGTCAGAATAAATTTGATTTTGACGACTTTTTGGGCCAGCTCCAACAAATCAAGAAAATGGGTAATGTGAAAGATCTGATTGGTATGATTCCTGGAATGGGAACTGCTATGAAGGATGTAAACATTGACAATGAATCTTTCAAACCTATTGAAGCGATCATCCAGTCGATGACGAAAAAGGAACGCGAAAATCCGGATTTGATCGATGGAAGCCGTAAAAAACGTATTGCAACAGGTAGCGGAACTTCAATATTGCAGGTAAATAACCTTTTGAAGCAATTTGACGAAATGCGTAAGATGATGAAGAAAATGAATACTATGCAGGCAGCAGGAAAAATGAGCAAAGCACTTCGTCGCTAA
- a CDS encoding ExbD/TolR family protein: MKIRRKSRFAPEVFTSSLSDIMFFLMLFFLIISTMSNPNVIKLMLPKASATQQMYKKQITLSIDDKKVYYIDKEPIPFDQLETQLQTLFAGVEDRTIVLRVDKNLAVQDLVDVLELGAKQDIKMVMATAK; the protein is encoded by the coding sequence ATGAAGATACGTCGAAAGAGCAGGTTTGCCCCTGAGGTGTTTACAAGCTCACTCAGCGATATTATGTTTTTCCTGATGCTGTTCTTTTTGATCATTTCAACAATGTCAAATCCGAACGTGATCAAACTGATGCTGCCAAAAGCATCGGCAACACAGCAGATGTACAAAAAGCAGATTACTTTGTCTATTGACGACAAAAAGGTTTACTACATTGATAAAGAACCAATTCCGTTTGATCAACTGGAAACGCAGCTGCAAACTTTATTTGCAGGCGTAGAGGATCGTACGATTGTACTTCGTGTAGATAAAAATCTTGCTGTTCAGGATCTTGTGGATGTACTTGAACTGGGAGCGAAACAAGATATAAAAATGGTAATGGCAACCGCCAAATAA
- a CDS encoding mechanosensitive ion channel family protein: MNYDLIKAQIIATASEYGGKILLAILVLIIGRIVIGKITSMVSSLMDRRHVDRDVQPFLNSLIGVMLNVMLLLSIAGILGIQTTSFVAVLGAASLAVGFALQGSLANFAGGVLILIFKPYRVGDLINAQGFTGVVEAIQIFNTILVTVDNKTIILPNGALSTAPITNISGKGKIRVDMVFAAGSQNGVDAIRASIRKVTDACPTALKNVEHDILVTKLTENAIFFDVRVWTPSENYWDTYYYVNEGISKQYAADGIGAPKPAELSVALKQ; the protein is encoded by the coding sequence ATGAATTACGACCTTATCAAGGCTCAGATTATTGCCACGGCATCAGAATACGGCGGCAAAATTTTACTAGCAATTCTTGTCCTCATTATCGGGCGAATCGTGATTGGGAAAATCACTTCCATGGTAAGTTCGTTGATGGACAGAAGACATGTTGACCGTGACGTTCAGCCATTTTTGAATTCGTTGATTGGCGTGATGCTGAATGTCATGCTTCTTTTAAGTATTGCAGGAATTCTTGGCATTCAGACCACCTCCTTTGTTGCAGTACTTGGTGCAGCCAGTTTGGCCGTTGGTTTTGCCTTGCAGGGTAGTCTTGCCAATTTTGCGGGAGGTGTTTTAATCCTGATTTTCAAACCTTATCGCGTTGGTGATTTAATTAATGCGCAAGGATTTACGGGCGTAGTTGAAGCAATTCAGATTTTCAATACCATTCTGGTTACGGTTGATAACAAAACAATTATTCTTCCAAACGGTGCCTTATCAACTGCCCCAATCACCAATATTTCAGGTAAAGGCAAAATACGTGTCGATATGGTTTTTGCAGCCGGCAGCCAAAATGGTGTGGACGCCATCAGAGCTTCAATCAGAAAAGTGACAGACGCCTGCCCAACCGCGTTGAAAAATGTGGAACATGATATTTTAGTTACCAAATTAACGGAAAACGCAATTTTCTTTGACGTGCGTGTATGGACACCAAGTGAGAATTACTGGGATACTTATTATTACGTAAATGAGGGTATCAGCAAACAATATGCAGCCGACGGCATCGGAGCTCCAAAGCCTGCCGAGCTTAGTGTGGCGCTAAAACAATAA
- a CDS encoding NADH-quinone oxidoreductase subunit N has product MNLNEQLIHIRQSLGGIAPEIFLAVFFCFFLFSELVLFKQFEKKKASFWLQNLALAGSFIALILVLGQWNEKASFRFYPLLFLDHQAVFFKVMIILAWIFSLIHVRVLKYDFPPEFNALLIATVAGLNLLTMSTHLLTIYLSLELISISSYLLVAISPYKKAAEGGLKYLLFGAASSAVMLYGISLIYGLTGTMDITNEAITAGLMNNSNLVITVSIVMTLAGLLFKLSLVPFHVWTPDVYEAAPTPLVSFLSVAPKAAVILVLMRLASVLPAQYFPILGGIALISITIGNIAALWQTNARRLLAYSSIAQAGYLLVGVASYSRFGFETAVFYTASYLVVNMAAFFLIDLLQPKATTELSAFEGLGKQNMWISGVLTVIMVALAGLPPTVGFTAKWLIFSSLWDSYHDQGFPWMLWLMIGGILNAAVALAYYLRLPYLLFFKNSNQESSAPNESVLGKIIAGIFLAAVVLLFFNPEWIMGWISAF; this is encoded by the coding sequence TTGAACTTAAACGAACAACTCATCCATATACGCCAAAGCCTGGGAGGAATTGCTCCTGAGATTTTCCTGGCAGTGTTTTTCTGTTTTTTTCTTTTTTCTGAATTAGTTTTATTTAAACAGTTCGAAAAAAAGAAAGCTTCTTTCTGGCTTCAGAACCTGGCTTTGGCCGGAAGCTTCATAGCGCTTATCCTTGTTTTAGGACAATGGAACGAAAAAGCGTCTTTCCGTTTTTATCCATTATTATTCCTCGATCATCAGGCAGTATTTTTTAAAGTGATGATAATTCTAGCCTGGATTTTTTCACTGATACATGTCCGGGTTTTAAAATATGATTTTCCACCTGAATTTAATGCCTTACTAATTGCGACTGTTGCAGGCTTGAATCTGCTGACCATGTCCACGCATTTGCTGACGATTTATTTATCGCTCGAACTTATTTCGATCAGCAGTTATCTTTTGGTTGCGATTTCTCCGTATAAAAAAGCCGCTGAAGGCGGATTGAAATATTTGCTTTTTGGAGCCGCGAGTTCAGCCGTTATGCTTTACGGGATCTCATTGATTTACGGACTTACCGGAACAATGGATATTACAAATGAAGCAATCACTGCCGGTTTAATGAATAATTCCAATCTGGTTATCACCGTTTCCATTGTGATGACATTGGCTGGATTGCTTTTCAAATTATCACTCGTCCCATTTCATGTATGGACACCGGATGTATATGAAGCCGCCCCTACTCCATTGGTATCATTCCTTTCAGTTGCACCAAAAGCAGCAGTCATTCTTGTTTTGATGCGTTTAGCTTCGGTATTGCCGGCGCAATATTTTCCAATACTTGGTGGCATTGCACTGATCAGTATTACCATTGGAAACATCGCAGCGTTGTGGCAAACCAACGCCAGGCGATTGTTAGCTTACTCATCCATTGCGCAAGCGGGATATTTACTGGTTGGCGTTGCGTCTTACAGTCGTTTCGGATTTGAAACAGCCGTTTTTTATACTGCATCCTATCTGGTTGTAAATATGGCAGCTTTCTTTTTGATTGATTTATTACAGCCAAAAGCTACGACGGAATTATCGGCATTCGAAGGTTTGGGCAAACAAAATATGTGGATTTCAGGAGTTTTAACCGTTATTATGGTAGCTCTTGCCGGACTTCCGCCGACAGTAGGTTTTACTGCAAAATGGCTGATTTTCTCTTCACTTTGGGATAGTTACCACGACCAGGGATTTCCATGGATGCTTTGGCTTATGATCGGAGGAATTTTGAATGCAGCGGTTGCGTTGGCTTATTATTTGAGATTGCCTTATCTATTGTTCTTTAAAAATTCAAATCAGGAAAGTTCTGCTCCCAACGAAAGTGTATTAGGAAAAATCATTGCCGGAATCTTTCTGGCGGCAGTGGTATTGTTATTCTTTAATCCGGAATGGATTATGGGATGGATTTCGGCTTTTTGA
- a CDS encoding MotA/TolQ/ExbB proton channel family protein: MMLLQALADSTLAAPAAAQGLSIIDLLGKGGVVMIPLGLLFVATLFIIIERYLGIGSNGNIDSQFVDNVKDFIQQGNLKSAESSCRNQRNAAGRIFERAIGRIGYPIKDIETSIETSSQIEIQRMEGNLGYLGVIAGIAPMLGFVGTISGIIRIFYDISVSNDFNISTIASGMYEKMITSGSGLIIGLLAYAGYHLLNMKIDRFALRLQVAASDFLDVLSKPVSSK; encoded by the coding sequence ATGATGCTTCTACAAGCACTTGCTGACTCTACTTTGGCCGCACCCGCCGCTGCTCAAGGGCTCTCTATTATTGACCTCCTGGGAAAAGGGGGAGTAGTAATGATCCCGCTGGGACTGCTTTTTGTTGCCACTTTATTTATCATCATCGAGCGTTACCTGGGAATTGGCTCAAACGGAAATATCGATTCCCAGTTTGTAGATAACGTGAAGGACTTTATCCAGCAAGGAAATCTGAAATCAGCAGAATCTTCGTGCCGTAACCAACGTAATGCTGCCGGAAGAATTTTCGAACGTGCTATTGGCCGTATTGGTTATCCGATCAAGGATATTGAAACTTCAATTGAAACTTCCAGCCAGATCGAAATTCAACGTATGGAAGGGAATCTGGGATATCTTGGGGTAATCGCGGGTATCGCACCTATGCTTGGATTCGTCGGTACCATTTCCGGGATTATTCGTATTTTCTATGATATTTCTGTTAGTAATGATTTTAATATCAGTACAATTGCTAGTGGTATGTATGAGAAAATGATTACGTCGGGTTCCGGTTTGATCATTGGTTTGCTGGCGTATGCGGGTTATCACTTGTTAAACATGAAGATCGACCGCTTTGCATTAAGACTTCAGGTGGCTGCGTCGGATTTCCTTGACGTACTTTCAAAACCGGTTTCGTCAAAATAA